From the Bacteroidota bacterium genome, the window GTTTTTGATTTGCGGTCAAACCTACATAATTTTTTAATAAGTAAATCTATTCAACAATCTAAAAAAGTGAGATTTTGAATGGTTTATTTAGGTACTTAAATTGAGCATTTCATTTCTTTTCCAATAATCCGTAAATTTGAGTTAACAGCTATTAGTTTTCGACTAATCAGTTTAAAGCTTATTATGGGTTTAGTAGAGTTACGAAAAGAGCGGGATGAGACAAAAGTGGGGATATGGAAGATGGAAGAAACAATCGACCAACTCAAGAAAAGCCTCATCTTAAATGCAGCTGAAATCAGGTATTTTAGCACGTTGAATAAGGGTAAACGCAATATGCACTGGGTTGCAGGACGTGTTTTATTACGTCATGTTTTAGAAACCGATCACTTTATTAAAGTGGAGGGAGATATCCATGGCAAACCCCAACTACTCAACTTCGACTTTGAAATGTCCATTTCTCATTCTGCTGATTATGCAGCAGTAGCCATTAGCAAAAAGAAAGTGGGTATTGATATTGAAGAAATAAAACCAGTAATAAAAAAGATTTGCAGCAAATTCATGTCGGAGAAAGAGATAAGTGAAGTTCCTGATGGTGAGCATGAAATAGAACAGCTATATGTTTACTGGTGTACAAAGGAGTCTATTTTTAAACTCAATGGCAAAAAACAATTACACTTCAGAGAGCATATTCACATCGATGGTTTTGCCTACAAAGGTGAGGGCTACATTAAAGCGCATATCAAGCAAAATGATTTTGAACAATCGTTTGATGTGAGGTATGAGAAATATGATGGTTATATGTTGACTTATGTGATTGATGAGTAGGAGTTGGAACTCGTTTCTCGTTGCTTGTTACTCGTTTCTGGTTACTTGTTACTCGTTGTTAGAAACGCATTAACAATCTGAAATAAACCGAAGTTCCGGCCTGGGGATGATATGCAGGGATAAAACCAGTTGGATTTTGAATACTAGTTTGAATGACATCAATGGGTCTTGTTCCTGAACCAGACTGACGTCCTATTGTAAAATAATCTGCCCCAATCATATTTCTAATAATAAGTTGTGGCTCAAATTTTACCTTCGATTTAAACAAATTCCTTCCTGAAATAGTGAAATTCAATACCATATATTCATCTAAATAACCATCAGGTTTGTCTTCAGTTACATAGTCATAACCAACTTCAGCTATACTTGCTGTCGTTTTTGGTTGAAAATATCTATTCGTTTCAGCTGCTTTAACTTTTCCAATGAAATTTGCTCGAAGGTTAAAGTTTATTTTTTCTTGTAATACATAATTTATCGCCAGATTGGCTTTCATTCTGGCAATGTTGTCAATTTCATCAAAGTTTTCACCAATTGTAAAGGAATAATTTGCGCTGATGAGCATGTCTTTGAGAGGCTGATAATCTGTCATTAGGCTTAGTCCGGAAATATTAAATTCTCCCTGATTTTGGTAATATGTTGCCTTTTCTCCACTTGCACCAATGGGTACAGCAACCGGGTCAGGATTTGGAGCTACTACGATCAAGTCATTTACCTGGCTGGTAAACGTGTTTAATCGGATGTTAATTTTTTCAGTAATACGGTAGCTCAATTCAAGTTCGTAAGTTGAAATATATTGTGGTTTCAGATCAGCATTGCCTCGCCATTCATCAAAAAGTTCAAACACTGTAGGGGCTTTAAATGCTTTTCCATACAAAGCTTTGAAATAAAAATTCTTAAACGGATTCCCGACAAATGCTGCTCGCGGTACGAGAACGTATCCAAACTCTGAACTATAATCATAGCGTAATCCTCCTGTTATAGTATATTTTTCAAAAATCTTCATCTGATCTTGCACAAACAATGAATAATTTTGTGAAAAGTGCATGGGCAAATAGCTCTCATTCCCATCAGGATAAGTAGAACTCACAATAGTCGAGTTGGGATCCTGTGCTTCACCTAGTGAAATACCAAAGTACTGCTTGTTTTCATTTTCAACATGAAATCCAAAAACGAGCTCATTATTTTCTTTAATATCAAGATTGAATTGTTGTTCTAAACGTATGGCTGTTCCTTCTCCACTATATCCTTTCATTTTATCAACTACAGCAGAATCGAATCCATTATTTACACTTTGATACTGATAGGTATAGAAGAATCCGGTTTCAGGTAAAATCCGTGTATTCCGGTAGGAGAGGATGGAACTTGAATAAAAATTATCCTTTAATTCAAATTCATATTTTGTGTAAAAGGTTTTACCCGTGTGTAGTGCCCTATAATTTAAATTAGGGCTATTGGTGAAATATTCATAACCAACAACCTGACTACCTAAACCTTCATCTCTTTGCCACCAACTAAGTCCTATGGTAAAATTCTCGTGTTTTGCTTTTACGCGAAAATGCATATCGTTAATGTTGGTTTTAAATCCATCGTTTATAGGGTAGGTTAGTCCATCGCCATCAATTTCATTTGGAATATTTCCATATTCAGTTGTTAATACTGAATCGGGTTCTGAATTATTATGAAAATAATTACCAGGATCTAGTCTTTCCAGTCCCTGATCTCCATCAGTTATATACCATTGTCCGGTAACTTGCACGCTCATGCCATTTTCGAATTTGCTGGAATAATATATTTCAGGAGAAATACTATTAAATGAACCATAAGAAATACGAGCATCAACTTTGTTTTTATCTTTTAAATCTTCCGCATTTTTTGTGATGATATAGATAATTCCAGCATAAGCATTAGCCCCATAAAGCGAAGAACCCGGACCAAAAATGACCTCAATACGTTCAATGTCAATTAAAGGGAATTCAAAACCAATGTGTCTGATCCATCCATTTGAAATATCGTTCCTGATAACTCCATCTACTAAAATAAGTAAGTTTGTTTGGCCTACATCGGTAATTCCCCTGAATATAAAATGAGAAGGATATTCTCCTGCAGGTTGTTTTATTGTGAAATCTATACCTGGAATATCTTCAAGAACTTCCTCAAGATTTCGGTATCCACGTTGTTGGATCATTTCATCTGTAATAACCACCACACTTCCAGCTGCATCATTGTTTTTTTGAACTTTCCTAGAAGCAGACAGTACTTCCAAGTTCCATAATGCATCCAGACCCATCATACACTCTGAACAATAATCTTCCTCTTCTTCTTCCTGAGCAATTAGGGGATGATTAATTAGAAATATCGAGACAATTAGTCCGGCAAATAATACTAGTTTTTGCATGAAGATAGATTTTCTAAAAGAAGATATAAAGGTAGGGAAAATTGGGAAATTGCTGAAGGAACAAATTGTTAAACTGATAAATTGTTAAATTGGAAAACGGTTGAATTGAGAAACTGTTGAATTGATAAACTGAT encodes:
- a CDS encoding 4'-phosphopantetheinyl transferase superfamily protein, with product MGLVELRKERDETKVGIWKMEETIDQLKKSLILNAAEIRYFSTLNKGKRNMHWVAGRVLLRHVLETDHFIKVEGDIHGKPQLLNFDFEMSISHSADYAAVAISKKKVGIDIEEIKPVIKKICSKFMSEKEISEVPDGEHEIEQLYVYWCTKESIFKLNGKKQLHFREHIHIDGFAYKGEGYIKAHIKQNDFEQSFDVRYEKYDGYMLTYVIDE
- a CDS encoding TonB-dependent receptor, which produces MQKLVLFAGLIVSIFLINHPLIAQEEEEEDYCSECMMGLDALWNLEVLSASRKVQKNNDAAGSVVVITDEMIQQRGYRNLEEVLEDIPGIDFTIKQPAGEYPSHFIFRGITDVGQTNLLILVDGVIRNDISNGWIRHIGFEFPLIDIERIEVIFGPGSSLYGANAYAGIIYIITKNAEDLKDKNKVDARISYGSFNSISPEIYYSSKFENGMSVQVTGQWYITDGDQGLERLDPGNYFHNNSEPDSVLTTEYGNIPNEIDGDGLTYPINDGFKTNINDMHFRVKAKHENFTIGLSWWQRDEGLGSQVVGYEYFTNSPNLNYRALHTGKTFYTKYEFELKDNFYSSSILSYRNTRILPETGFFYTYQYQSVNNGFDSAVVDKMKGYSGEGTAIRLEQQFNLDIKENNELVFGFHVENENKQYFGISLGEAQDPNSTIVSSTYPDGNESYLPMHFSQNYSLFVQDQMKIFEKYTITGGLRYDYSSEFGYVLVPRAAFVGNPFKNFYFKALYGKAFKAPTVFELFDEWRGNADLKPQYISTYELELSYRITEKINIRLNTFTSQVNDLIVVAPNPDPVAVPIGASGEKATYYQNQGEFNISGLSLMTDYQPLKDMLISANYSFTIGENFDEIDNIARMKANLAINYVLQEKINFNLRANFIGKVKAAETNRYFQPKTTASIAEVGYDYVTEDKPDGYLDEYMVLNFTISGRNLFKSKVKFEPQLIIRNMIGADYFTIGRQSGSGTRPIDVIQTSIQNPTGFIPAYHPQAGTSVYFRLLMRF